Part of the Methanobrevibacter boviskoreani JH1 genome is shown below.
GAAACTAACACTATAGATTTACTTGTAAGAAAAGAACCAGATGTATTCATGGTAATTGCAGCTGATCCTGGTGCTCACTTCCCTAACGGAGCAAACCAACACTTAGCTCATATCCCAGTTATTCAAATTGATATTCACTGGGGACCATCTACTGAACTTGCAGATGTTGTATTGCCTGGTTCCTTTATTGGTGTAGAATGTGCTGGTACCAGTTATCGTATGGATGGTGTACCTATCTACATGAAAAAAGCAATTGATAAACCAGAAACCTGTCGTGATGATGAATGGATTGTACGTGAACTTAAAGAAAGAGTTATGAAACTTAGAGAAGAACCTAACGTAGCTCCTAAATACGTACCTAACCCGGCAGCAGAATAAAAATATAGGTGATTTTATGGAATATATACTTAAAAATGGTATTGTTTACGATCCTGCTAATGAAATAAATGCTGAGAAAAAAGATGTATACTTCAAAGACGGAAAAATCGTTGAAGACGTTTCTTCTGCTGCAAAAGTTATTGATGTAACTGATAAAATCGTTATGCCAGCAGGTGTAGATACACACGCTCACGTTGCAGGACCAAAATTAGTTTTAGGAAGATTATACAGGCCTGAAGATTCAAGAAGAGGAGTAACTCAAAAAACCAAAGTAGAAAAAGGAGAATCCGGATTTTCCATTCCTAGTTGTCCTACTACTGGTTACAGATATTCAAGAATGGGTTATGGTACTGTTTGTGAAGCAGCTATGCCTCCTTTAGAAGCAAAACACACTCACGAAGAAATCGGTATCATTCCAAACCTCGATATTAACCCATTAACTTTATTCGGTAACAACTGGTTTGTATTAGAACTTGCTAGAGAAAACAAGATTGATGAACTTGCAGCATTTATCTCTGCATGGTTAAAGATTACAAAAGGATATGGTGTAAAAATTGTAAACCCTTGTGGTAGTGAAGCATGGGGTTGGGGTATGAATGTACATGGATATGATGATAAACCACCATATTTCGATGTAACCTCAAGACAAGTTGTAAGATCACTTGCAAAAGCAAATGAAAAATTAGGACTTCCTCACTCTATCCATATACACCCTAATGATTTAGGACACCCTGGTAACACTGGTACTACTATTGAAACTCTTGACTCACTTAAGGATATTGTTAAGAGTACTAAAAAAGCAGCATCAGTAAGGGATCAAATTGTACACTGTACTCACATGCAATTCCACTCATACTCTGGAACCAACTGGAAGAACGCTGGATCCGGAGCTCAAGATGTCGCTAAATTCATGAACCATTGTAATTATGCTACTGGAGATATTGGTCAAGTAACCTTAGATGAAACTACTACCATGACTGCAGATGCACCAATGGAATATGATTTATACCAATTATCCGGATTAAAATGGGTTAACGCAGATATTGAATGTGAAACTGCTGCAGGTATTATACCATGTATTTACTCACCTAAGACCCCTGTTAGTACTTTACAATGGGCTATTGGTCTTGAATTATTCTTACTCATTAAAGACCCATGGCAAATTAACTTAACCACAGACCATCCTAATGCAGGGCCATTCACCAGATACCCAAGAATTATCTCTTGGTTAATGAGTGCTCCAAAAAGGATGTCTATGATTGAAAACGGTGAAGTACACAAATGGTCCTACAAAAGAACTTCCCTTGCTACCCTTGACAGAGAATATGATTTCTATGACATAGCTACTATTACAAGAGCAGCTAACGCAAAAATCCATGGTTTCACTGACAGAGGTAACTTATCCGTTGGATCTAATGCAGATATTGCTGTATACGATATTAACCCTAATGACTTTGACCCATCTAAAAACCCAGATGCTGTTGAAAAAGCATTTAGTCGTGCTAAATACACTATTAAAGACGGTCAAATTGTTGTTAAAGATGGAGAAATTGTTAGTACAAAACCTTCCCACGTAATCTGGACCAATGTTAAAGGTATGGAAGAACAAGAAAAAGAAATTCTTGATAAAGTCATGCCATTCTTTACTCAATATTACTCAGTTAAATGGGAAAACTACAAAGTACACGACCACTTCTTATCCAACCCAATTAGAGTTGACGTAGAAGCTGAAGGTAAATAGGGTGATAAAATGAAAACTATTACTTTTGATGTAAAAAAACGAAATCAAATTGCATTAGAAATGGATGAAATTATTCCAGATACAATTTACACTTGGGAAGAAGCTGATTTCGATAAATATGCTGTTCCTGTAGGAAACTCCAGATTCCCATTAACCGATTTCTTTGATATTACAGTAGAAGGAACTGCTGACTCTCCTGCTGAAGTAAAAATGATCTTTAATGGGGATTGTGGAAGAGTTAAATACATTGGTACTAAAATGAGTGCTGGAGAAATTATAGTAAATGGTGATGTAGATTTACACGTAGGAGCTGAAATGTCCGGAGGATCCATTACTGTAAAAGGTAATACCGAAGCTCATGCAGGACGTGAAATGTCTGGAGGAAAACTTGAAATTTACGGAAACACCAAAGAATTCACTGGTGCTTCTTACATTGGTGAATGGAGAGGTATGTCCGGAGGACAAATCATAGTTCATGGAAATGCAGGAAAACAATGTGGTGAATGTCTTGTAGGGGGACATATCCACGTATTAGGTGACTGTGATATTCTTGCAGGTATCCACATGAGAAAAGGTCTTATTGAAATTGATGGTAATGTAAACCGTTGGCCTGGTGGTCAAATGAAAAACGGTAACATTGTCATTCACGGAAAACTCGGTAGATTACTTGAAGGTTTCGTGGAAGAAGAAATTGTTACCGATCCTGATGTAAAAGGTGTACAATTCAAAGGAACTTACATCAAATACAGAGGAGATATTGCTTTAAACGGTAAAGGACATTTATATCTTGATGCTGAGAAAAACAGAGACAAATTATCTGCATGGAAAGATGAAGATGATGAATATATCAGTCTCGGAGATAACAGATTAAGATAGAAAAAGGGATTTAAAACCTTACAAACACAATTGGGTAGGGAATTTATTCCCTTTACTCAATACTTTCAAATAAACTTATTTTAAAAAACGATTTTTATAAACATTTAAAAACTTCTTTTATAGATGGATCATTAAATCAGTATTGCTTTAATTTGATTATAAATTGATTTTCTTATTTTGAATTGCTTAATGTTGAATATTTACTTTAATTTTGATTATGAATTGATTTTCTTATTTTGAATTGCTTAATATTGGTATTGCTTTATGATTTTAAGTTGATTTTCTTATTTAATCATTCAATTATTGGGTATTTGTTTTAAGTTTGATTATAGATTGATTTTCTTTACTATTTTTATCTTTAATTAATCATTTTCACTTAAAATTGAATTTATATAAAAACTTTAAAATTAGATTTTTAATAAGGGTATTGTTTTATATTGGGTGAAATTTTATTTAATCATTTAAAAATATTGTAGAAATCTAAA
Proteins encoded:
- a CDS encoding formylmethanofuran dehydrogenase subunit A, with amino-acid sequence MEYILKNGIVYDPANEINAEKKDVYFKDGKIVEDVSSAAKVIDVTDKIVMPAGVDTHAHVAGPKLVLGRLYRPEDSRRGVTQKTKVEKGESGFSIPSCPTTGYRYSRMGYGTVCEAAMPPLEAKHTHEEIGIIPNLDINPLTLFGNNWFVLELARENKIDELAAFISAWLKITKGYGVKIVNPCGSEAWGWGMNVHGYDDKPPYFDVTSRQVVRSLAKANEKLGLPHSIHIHPNDLGHPGNTGTTIETLDSLKDIVKSTKKAASVRDQIVHCTHMQFHSYSGTNWKNAGSGAQDVAKFMNHCNYATGDIGQVTLDETTTMTADAPMEYDLYQLSGLKWVNADIECETAAGIIPCIYSPKTPVSTLQWAIGLELFLLIKDPWQINLTTDHPNAGPFTRYPRIISWLMSAPKRMSMIENGEVHKWSYKRTSLATLDREYDFYDIATITRAANAKIHGFTDRGNLSVGSNADIAVYDINPNDFDPSKNPDAVEKAFSRAKYTIKDGQIVVKDGEIVSTKPSHVIWTNVKGMEEQEKEILDKVMPFFTQYYSVKWENYKVHDHFLSNPIRVDVEAEGK
- a CDS encoding formylmethanofuran dehydrogenase subunit C, whose amino-acid sequence is MKTITFDVKKRNQIALEMDEIIPDTIYTWEEADFDKYAVPVGNSRFPLTDFFDITVEGTADSPAEVKMIFNGDCGRVKYIGTKMSAGEIIVNGDVDLHVGAEMSGGSITVKGNTEAHAGREMSGGKLEIYGNTKEFTGASYIGEWRGMSGGQIIVHGNAGKQCGECLVGGHIHVLGDCDILAGIHMRKGLIEIDGNVNRWPGGQMKNGNIVIHGKLGRLLEGFVEEEIVTDPDVKGVQFKGTYIKYRGDIALNGKGHLYLDAEKNRDKLSAWKDEDDEYISLGDNRLR